In Treponema rectale, a single genomic region encodes these proteins:
- a CDS encoding ABC transporter permease — MEKVKTAASEGTVSAGTPAEVTVLAKKKKLGKTGIFFRECGKHYSLILMCIPAIIFFIAFSYAPLPGIYVAFVKYNYASGIFGSDFIGLDNFKFLFESGQMWKLTRNTILYNFAFLVLDNVVAMFMAILINEITNRIFKKITQTIMLLPYFISAVLVGLLVYNVLNYDYGFLNSVLRSLGLSRWAPYSNPKAWPPLIILVQLWQCTGYNTIVYFAAIMGIDSETIEAARIDGVNAFQRIWYIELPLLKPTLVILMLFAMGGIVKGNFGLFYNIIGTNALLYPTTDILETYVYRATMQDFNFSTASAIGFYQSVIGFVIVMICNAVIKKIEPEYSLF; from the coding sequence ATGGAAAAAGTAAAAACAGCAGCTTCTGAGGGAACGGTATCTGCCGGAACCCCTGCTGAAGTGACGGTACTGGCTAAAAAGAAAAAGCTTGGCAAGACCGGTATTTTCTTTAGAGAATGCGGAAAGCATTACTCTCTTATTTTGATGTGTATACCTGCAATTATATTCTTTATTGCATTCAGTTATGCACCTCTTCCGGGTATTTACGTTGCATTCGTTAAGTATAATTATGCCAGCGGAATTTTTGGAAGTGATTTTATAGGACTTGATAACTTTAAGTTCCTTTTTGAATCAGGTCAGATGTGGAAGCTTACCCGCAACACCATTCTTTATAACTTTGCTTTTCTTGTTCTTGATAATGTTGTTGCCATGTTCATGGCTATTCTTATTAATGAAATTACAAACAGAATTTTCAAGAAAATTACGCAGACAATAATGTTGCTGCCGTATTTTATTTCTGCCGTACTTGTAGGTCTTCTTGTTTACAACGTATTGAACTATGACTACGGATTCCTTAACAGCGTTCTTAGGAGCCTTGGTCTTTCCAGATGGGCTCCATATTCTAATCCGAAAGCATGGCCGCCGCTTATTATCCTTGTCCAGCTGTGGCAGTGTACCGGTTATAATACGATTGTTTACTTTGCTGCAATCATGGGTATTGATTCAGAAACTATTGAAGCAGCACGTATTGACGGTGTAAACGCTTTCCAGCGTATCTGGTACATCGAGCTTCCTCTGCTTAAACCTACACTTGTAATCCTCATGCTCTTTGCAATGGGAGGAATCGTTAAAGGTAACTTCGGATTGTTCTATAACATCATTGGTACAAACGCACTTCTTTATCCAACTACTGATATTCTTGAAACTTACGTTTACCGTGCAACCATGCAGGACTTTAACTTCTCAACTGCATCGGCAATCGGTTTCTATCAGTCTGTAATCGGATTTGTTATCGTTATGATTTGTAATGCGGTAATCAAAAAGATTGAGCCTGAATATTCATTGTTCTAA
- a CDS encoding carbohydrate ABC transporter permease, translating into MSQKTTSDFFVERFAMIVVIIFSLLCVLPFLLIVGTSFSSEDIVRVKGFSLFPRGATLEAYRMIFKGGTNILGSYVVTISMTLVGTLVGLGIISMTGYALNRHDFPLRNIISFFIYFASLFSAGLAPYYLLMTQGYGLKDNYLAILLPLMMSPWLIILMKNFVKSVPYELTEAGKIDGAGDFSIFIRLILPMLKPALATIGLFLALGYWNEWYQSSLFLSERVTYKPLQYMLYQIINQLSYLKNSVAGAFVTFDNFPEETLKMATACVATGPIILVYPFVQKYFISGITVGAVKG; encoded by the coding sequence ATGTCACAGAAAACAACATCGGACTTTTTTGTAGAACGTTTCGCAATGATTGTAGTAATCATTTTCTCTTTACTGTGTGTACTTCCGTTTCTTCTGATTGTCGGAACTTCATTCAGTTCTGAGGATATTGTACGCGTAAAGGGCTTCTCTCTCTTTCCTCGTGGAGCAACTCTTGAAGCTTACAGAATGATTTTCAAAGGTGGAACAAACATTCTTGGTTCTTATGTAGTAACAATTTCAATGACACTCGTAGGAACTCTTGTAGGACTTGGAATTATTTCTATGACAGGTTATGCACTCAACCGTCATGACTTCCCTCTTAGAAACATAATTTCCTTCTTCATTTATTTTGCCAGCCTCTTCAGTGCAGGTCTTGCTCCTTACTATCTTCTTATGACACAGGGATATGGTCTTAAGGACAATTACCTTGCAATTCTTCTTCCTTTAATGATGAGTCCGTGGCTTATTATTCTTATGAAGAACTTTGTAAAGTCTGTTCCGTATGAACTTACTGAAGCAGGAAAGATTGACGGTGCCGGAGACTTCTCTATTTTTATCCGTCTTATTCTTCCAATGCTTAAGCCTGCACTTGCAACAATCGGTCTGTTCCTTGCTCTTGGTTACTGGAATGAATGGTATCAGTCATCACTGTTCCTTTCAGAACGCGTAACATACAAACCATTGCAGTACATGCTGTATCAGATTATCAACCAGCTTTCTTATCTTAAGAATTCCGTAGCAGGAGCCTTCGTAACATTCGATAACTTCCCGGAAGAAACTCTTAAGATGGCAACCGCCTGTGTAGCAACCGGCCCTATCATCTTAGTGTACCCGTTCGTACAGAAATACTTCATCAGCGGTATCACAGTAGGTGCTGTTAAGGGTTGA
- a CDS encoding ABC transporter substrate-binding protein, translating into MKRMIKGLGFAAASLLMIGSMASCGNKLPKFSDDDMNEFAKVVYMTTGNKPSDTATQEMLKELNKILKEKANAELEIYYIPWTNYQTQYNLTLAQMDGTVDLVGTASDWLDAWKNSKNGAFCAIPEEEIQKWAPKTWNSVSKEHWDMCRYNGKIYLMPEDNYAQWINHGFMYRGDWAREAGLKDGVHSWEDMTKYFEYLTGLKKSNFYAWDSTGANSTFHADGYIQSKSDYIALDGINTLGTFGVRRSNLNKIYSPFMEGDELVEYAKLMKEWDEMGVWKKDVFNSTGDTREELYLGQTGVDQHHTQTWYTTVRPQMDVKQPGSDVGFFWFGEESGNVTTMTITHGAMAISAASKHKRHALAVYDLLRNDPECYRLFNYGIEGKQYEVLDANKNVIKASEIKYTEDENGNIKLDGEYYYRPVLNEKGENAYPAIVTDYWWGRNDNLEIRNVKGAWDKFDEICAIYDKVKVDYPYGQIVWDVDSIQSELSNISDVWSRYMGNICYGKTTDPEADVKKFRQELKQAGIDRAIAELQSQLDAFNKKNK; encoded by the coding sequence ATGAAACGAATGATTAAAGGTTTAGGGTTTGCAGCAGCATCCCTCTTGATGATTGGTTCAATGGCTTCATGCGGAAACAAATTACCAAAGTTTTCTGATGATGACATGAATGAATTTGCAAAAGTTGTTTACATGACAACTGGAAACAAACCAAGTGATACAGCAACTCAGGAAATGCTTAAAGAACTTAACAAGATTCTTAAAGAAAAAGCAAATGCTGAGCTCGAAATTTACTATATCCCATGGACAAACTATCAGACACAGTACAATCTTACTCTCGCACAGATGGATGGAACTGTTGACCTTGTTGGTACTGCTTCTGACTGGCTTGATGCATGGAAAAACTCAAAGAATGGAGCATTCTGTGCTATTCCTGAAGAAGAAATCCAGAAATGGGCTCCAAAAACATGGAACAGCGTTTCAAAAGAACACTGGGATATGTGCCGCTACAACGGAAAAATCTATCTTATGCCTGAAGATAACTATGCACAGTGGATTAACCACGGATTTATGTACCGCGGAGACTGGGCAAGAGAAGCTGGCCTTAAGGATGGAGTACACTCATGGGAAGATATGACAAAGTACTTCGAATACCTTACAGGTCTTAAGAAGTCAAACTTCTATGCATGGGATTCAACTGGTGCTAACTCTACTTTCCATGCAGACGGATATATTCAGTCAAAATCTGATTACATCGCCCTTGACGGTATCAACACACTGGGAACCTTCGGTGTACGCCGTTCTAACCTTAACAAAATCTATTCACCATTCATGGAAGGTGATGAACTTGTAGAATATGCAAAGCTCATGAAAGAATGGGATGAAATGGGTGTATGGAAGAAAGACGTATTCAACAGCACTGGTGATACACGTGAAGAACTTTACCTTGGTCAGACTGGTGTAGATCAGCATCATACACAGACATGGTATACAACAGTTCGTCCTCAGATGGATGTAAAACAGCCTGGTTCTGATGTTGGATTCTTCTGGTTCGGTGAAGAATCTGGAAACGTAACTACAATGACAATCACTCACGGTGCTATGGCTATTTCTGCTGCTTCTAAGCATAAGAGACATGCACTTGCTGTATATGATCTTCTCCGCAATGATCCTGAATGTTACCGCCTCTTCAACTACGGTATTGAAGGAAAACAGTATGAAGTTCTTGATGCAAACAAAAATGTTATCAAAGCTTCTGAGATCAAATACACAGAAGATGAAAACGGCAACATTAAGCTTGACGGTGAATATTACTACAGACCGGTTCTTAACGAAAAGGGAGAGAATGCTTATCCTGCAATCGTAACAGATTACTGGTGGGGACGTAATGACAATCTCGAAATCCGCAACGTAAAGGGTGCATGGGATAAGTTTGATGAAATCTGCGCTATTTATGACAAAGTAAAGGTTGATTATCCTTACGGACAGATTGTATGGGATGTAGATTCAATTCAGTCAGAGCTTTCTAACATCAGTGACGTATGGTCACGCTATATGGGTAACATCTGTTATGGTAAAACAACAGATCCGGAAGCTGATGTAAAGAAATTCAGACAGGAACTTAAGCAGGCTGGAATTGACAGAGCAATTGCTGAACTTCAGAGCCAGCTTGATGCATTCAATAAAAAGAATAAATAA
- a CDS encoding glycoside hydrolase family 2 protein yields the protein MNYNLKDGWLFSLQNHFENLHSVIKSGDFWARDFDDSSWKKVSVPYDWAPSFPFSRENSSGTGYLPGGTGWFRCHFDGSTMKNKRVRVCFDGVYKHARVWCNGYYFGNHQNGFTSFEFDITESIKTDSENVLAVCVSHEDIADCRWYTGSGIMRPVVLKVTDDCHITDDGVFFYSKDNKQIYVDTRVKNAGSIKHALEVTVNLADKDGKSVYTRTQKGDIAASETASYEFTYELPEVHEWSPEDPYLYTLNVSVVSDGKESDSCSQQVGIRELKFDADKGFFCNGKSYKFKGLCVHEDAGCWGNAVPKEVWARRLAKLQEAGCNAIRMSHNPHSDELYQLCDEMGFFVMDEIYDEWQEPKNKWWQGHNVYPPSHQGITDDFLSCYKDDCRSFVVRRRNHPCVVMYSIGNEIDYPNDPYCSPKFKEMTGNNDASKPAAERQFNPNHPDIGQIGGIAKMLSAQVKLWDTTRPVTMALAFPELSSDTGVVDALDVIGYNYKEQFYKEDHKRFPNKMFVGSENQHGLDAWRAVTDNEYIAGQFLWTGIDYLGEAKGWPVHGSYAGLLTLAGFEKPMYYFRKGLWSSEKFCKIFTAVSEEDYWNRPWLESWNYASGTKVDVRVFSNEDEVELFVNGKSAGKANPKEKGFAEFTLDYEEGEISVKASSSDDVIVTTGAAVAFNATVVSGEEVQQIEVSVVDDLDNPVVTDSSLITVETEGCVLAGIENGDLADVTEYSANYRHAYNGKLIVYVKKCSDNASVTFRSAGKTELTVEV from the coding sequence ATGAATTACAATCTTAAAGACGGATGGTTATTTAGTTTACAGAACCATTTTGAAAACCTTCATTCAGTTATTAAGTCAGGTGATTTTTGGGCAAGAGATTTTGACGATTCATCCTGGAAAAAAGTAAGTGTTCCGTACGACTGGGCCCCTTCCTTTCCGTTCAGCAGAGAAAATTCAAGCGGAACAGGATATCTTCCTGGTGGTACCGGCTGGTTCCGCTGTCATTTTGACGGCAGCACCATGAAGAATAAACGGGTACGTGTATGTTTTGATGGAGTTTATAAACATGCCCGCGTATGGTGTAACGGTTATTATTTTGGAAATCATCAGAATGGTTTTACATCATTTGAATTTGATATAACAGAAAGTATTAAGACAGACAGTGAAAATGTTCTTGCAGTATGTGTCAGTCATGAAGACATAGCTGACTGCCGCTGGTATACAGGAAGCGGAATAATGCGTCCTGTTGTGCTTAAGGTTACAGATGACTGTCATATAACAGACGACGGAGTTTTCTTTTATTCTAAAGATAATAAGCAGATTTATGTAGATACCCGCGTAAAAAATGCCGGAAGTATTAAACATGCTCTTGAAGTAACTGTTAATCTTGCTGATAAGGACGGAAAAAGCGTTTACACAAGAACTCAGAAAGGAGATATAGCTGCTTCAGAAACAGCATCCTATGAATTTACTTATGAACTGCCGGAAGTGCATGAATGGTCTCCGGAAGATCCGTATCTCTATACTTTGAATGTTTCAGTTGTAAGTGACGGTAAAGAAAGTGACAGCTGTTCTCAGCAGGTAGGAATTCGTGAACTTAAGTTTGATGCTGACAAAGGATTTTTCTGTAATGGAAAGAGTTACAAGTTTAAGGGACTTTGTGTTCATGAAGATGCAGGCTGCTGGGGTAATGCAGTTCCTAAGGAAGTGTGGGCCCGCCGTCTTGCAAAGCTTCAGGAAGCAGGATGTAATGCAATCCGCATGAGTCATAATCCTCATTCAGATGAGCTTTATCAGCTTTGTGATGAAATGGGATTCTTTGTCATGGATGAAATCTATGATGAATGGCAGGAACCGAAGAATAAATGGTGGCAGGGTCATAATGTTTATCCGCCAAGCCATCAGGGAATTACAGATGATTTCTTAAGCTGTTATAAAGATGACTGCCGTTCATTTGTAGTACGCCGCCGCAATCATCCTTGTGTTGTTATGTATTCAATCGGTAACGAAATTGACTATCCGAACGATCCTTACTGTTCTCCAAAATTTAAGGAGATGACGGGAAATAACGATGCTTCAAAACCGGCAGCAGAAAGACAGTTCAATCCAAATCATCCTGATATCGGACAGATTGGCGGAATAGCAAAAATGCTTTCGGCACAGGTAAAGCTCTGGGATACGACCCGTCCTGTAACCATGGCTCTTGCATTCCCTGAACTTTCCAGTGATACGGGAGTTGTGGATGCCCTTGATGTTATCGGTTACAACTATAAGGAACAGTTTTATAAAGAAGACCACAAACGTTTCCCGAATAAAATGTTTGTAGGTAGTGAAAACCAGCACGGTCTTGATGCATGGCGTGCTGTTACTGATAACGAATACATTGCAGGACAGTTCCTCTGGACAGGAATTGACTATCTGGGAGAAGCAAAAGGCTGGCCTGTACATGGAAGTTATGCAGGTCTTTTAACGCTTGCAGGCTTTGAAAAGCCGATGTACTACTTCCGCAAAGGTTTGTGGAGCAGTGAGAAGTTCTGTAAGATTTTTACAGCTGTTAGCGAAGAAGATTACTGGAACAGACCATGGCTTGAAAGCTGGAATTATGCTTCCGGAACAAAAGTTGATGTCCGTGTTTTCTCTAATGAAGATGAAGTTGAACTTTTTGTAAACGGAAAGTCAGCCGGTAAGGCAAACCCTAAAGAAAAAGGTTTTGCTGAATTCACACTTGATTATGAAGAAGGAGAGATTTCTGTAAAAGCTTCTTCCAGCGATGATGTAATCGTAACGACTGGTGCTGCAGTTGCCTTTAATGCAACGGTTGTTTCTGGTGAAGAAGTTCAGCAGATAGAAGTTTCTGTTGTTGATGATCTGGATAATCCTGTAGTAACAGATTCTTCACTTATCACAGTAGAAACAGAAGGCTGCGTGCTTGCAGGAATTGAAAACGGAGACCTTGCAGATGTAACTGAATATTCTGCAAATTACCGTCATGCCTATAACGGAAAATTGATTGTTTACGTAAAAAAATGTTCAGACAACGCAAGCGTAACTTTCAGAAGTGCAGGTAAAACTGAACTTACAGTAGAAGTATGA
- a CDS encoding GGDEF domain-containing protein produces the protein MNFQDLVDSFEKASAVMSVRKTDDGHYDEIRIVCANDSYKQIMGTGYYNNMIYSELVPKEPNFEDFCYRAAVLKQSLHTYVDAKSMDVWTDGVYSPLSSELDKDGLYYFLFSFEFTKKPESERMSNVSMETASNVIQTCINLRGTDNFYESMNKVISDIQKITDSFCSCIIMIDSSQKKYAPLCSKFNNDDVSINDFMPYLTPDVVFSWEETIGKHDNVIIKNEFDMAELEKINPVWVKSLKGAGVKTLILVPLTKGKKMMGVLFVTNFNTDKIVELKEYIELSAFFLSAEVASNELMERLEYMSNIDTLTGVKNRNSMNARVDWHVKKSYTVAVPYGVIFVDLNGLKQCNDTGGHEAGDALLINAANLLRRHFENYEIYRSGGDEFVIILPGCQKDELEEKVKKLRSETGYGSDVCLAIGSAWTQNEQELRMCMHIADEAMYADKNEYYRQHKEVKKR, from the coding sequence ATGAATTTTCAGGATTTAGTTGATTCCTTTGAAAAGGCAAGTGCTGTTATGTCAGTCAGAAAAACTGACGACGGCCATTATGACGAAATAAGAATTGTCTGTGCAAATGACAGCTATAAACAGATAATGGGCACTGGTTATTATAACAACATGATTTATTCAGAACTTGTGCCTAAAGAACCGAATTTTGAAGATTTCTGTTATAGGGCTGCCGTTTTAAAACAGTCTCTTCACACTTATGTAGATGCAAAATCCATGGATGTTTGGACCGATGGCGTTTATTCACCCTTATCCTCTGAATTGGATAAAGACGGTCTTTATTATTTTTTATTTTCCTTTGAGTTCACTAAAAAACCAGAATCAGAAAGAATGTCAAATGTTTCTATGGAAACTGCTTCAAATGTTATTCAGACCTGTATAAATTTACGCGGGACAGATAATTTTTATGAAAGCATGAATAAAGTTATTTCTGATATTCAAAAGATTACTGATTCATTCTGCAGCTGTATCATTATGATAGACAGCTCACAGAAAAAATATGCACCTCTGTGTTCAAAGTTTAATAATGATGATGTTTCAATAAATGACTTTATGCCTTATCTGACTCCTGATGTAGTATTCTCCTGGGAAGAGACTATCGGAAAACATGATAACGTAATTATAAAAAATGAATTTGATATGGCAGAACTTGAAAAAATTAATCCTGTCTGGGTAAAAAGCCTTAAAGGGGCCGGGGTAAAAACTCTTATTCTTGTTCCTCTTACAAAAGGTAAAAAAATGATGGGCGTTCTGTTTGTTACCAATTTTAATACTGACAAAATTGTAGAACTAAAAGAGTATATTGAATTAAGTGCTTTTTTTCTTTCTGCAGAAGTTGCAAGTAATGAACTTATGGAACGCCTGGAATACATGAGTAATATAGATACTCTTACAGGAGTTAAAAACCGTAATTCTATGAATGCCAGAGTAGACTGGCATGTTAAAAAGAGTTACACGGTTGCAGTTCCATATGGTGTAATATTTGTGGACTTAAATGGACTTAAGCAGTGCAATGATACAGGAGGACATGAAGCAGGAGATGCCCTCTTAATAAATGCAGCAAATCTTTTAAGACGGCATTTTGAAAATTATGAAATCTATCGTTCTGGGGGAGATGAATTTGTAATAATTCTTCCAGGGTGCCAGAAAGATGAACTTGAAGAAAAAGTAAAAAAACTTCGCTCAGAAACAGGATATGGTTCAGACGTTTGTCTTGCAATTGGTTCCGCATGGACTCAGAATGAACAGGAATTGCGAATGTGCATGCATATCGCCGATGAAGCAATGTACGCCGACAAAAACGAATATTACCGTCAGCACAAAGAAGTAAAAAAAAGATAG
- the kduI gene encoding 5-dehydro-4-deoxy-D-glucuronate isomerase has product MDVRYSTGKEAFKHMTTEELRKEFLIQNIFNANDVSAVYSHVDRIVTLGAMPTTEKVDLEKNIDAMKDFGVNYFLERRELGIINIGETGVVNVDGTDYTLNHYDALYIPMGTKKVMLSSKDAAKPAKFYMNSTPAHRAFPLKLITLNDAKHVHLGSLEESNERTINQYIHPDVLDTCQLSMGLTHLEPGSVWNTMPAHTHERRMEVYFYFDIPEDQALFHFFGEPQETRHIVMHNDEAVINPSWSIHSGCGTRNYTFIWSMAGENRTYTDQDWIKTQDLR; this is encoded by the coding sequence ATGGATGTACGTTATTCTACAGGAAAAGAAGCCTTCAAGCACATGACAACTGAAGAACTTCGCAAAGAATTCCTCATTCAGAATATTTTCAATGCAAATGATGTAAGTGCAGTTTATTCACATGTTGACCGCATAGTTACATTAGGTGCAATGCCTACCACAGAAAAAGTAGATCTTGAAAAAAACATCGATGCAATGAAAGACTTCGGTGTAAATTATTTTCTTGAACGCCGTGAACTTGGAATAATCAATATCGGAGAGACCGGTGTCGTAAATGTAGACGGTACGGATTATACCCTTAACCACTATGATGCACTTTACATTCCAATGGGTACAAAAAAGGTTATGCTTTCTTCAAAGGATGCTGCTAAACCTGCAAAATTCTACATGAACTCTACTCCGGCACACAGGGCTTTTCCACTTAAACTTATTACACTGAATGATGCAAAACACGTTCATCTTGGTTCTCTTGAAGAAAGTAATGAACGCACCATCAATCAGTACATTCACCCGGATGTTCTTGATACATGCCAGCTTTCTATGGGTCTTACTCACCTTGAACCAGGTTCTGTATGGAATACAATGCCGGCTCACACTCACGAGCGCCGCATGGAAGTTTACTTCTATTTTGATATTCCTGAAGATCAGGCTTTGTTCCACTTCTTTGGTGAACCACAGGAAACCCGTCACATCGTAATGCACAATGATGAAGCTGTCATCAACCCAAGCTGGTCAATCCACTCAGGCTGCGGAACACGCAACTACACCTTTATCTGGAGTATGGCTGGTGAAAACCGTACATATACAGATCAGGACTGGATTAAAACACAGGATTTGAGATAG
- a CDS encoding GntR family transcriptional regulator, translated as MNSSQDAGTIIFETLKNELLDLTIKPGQEISENEICQRFNVTRPPVRTALRRLSDMGLVEIKPYYGTHASLLNMDKVYQIIHMRTVLEANIICEFINSNPSAFIIEELEHNIRLQEILTAEKEIDSTQFFNLDNQLHLIWYRERNCEHIWNMIQEQKIEYTRFRMLDYKNTMSYTSMVSGHKNLVEAIKQHDTDSIPKLIGRHLHDGIRRTNEDVLKECAHFFIPPLQKEFWNSYTQQYYN; from the coding sequence ATGAATTCTTCTCAAGACGCCGGAACAATCATATTTGAGACTCTCAAAAACGAACTTCTGGACCTTACGATAAAACCTGGTCAGGAAATTTCTGAAAACGAAATATGCCAGCGTTTTAATGTAACCCGCCCGCCTGTCCGTACAGCATTGCGTCGTCTTAGTGACATGGGTCTCGTAGAAATAAAACCATACTACGGAACTCATGCTTCACTTTTGAACATGGACAAGGTTTATCAGATAATTCACATGAGAACCGTTCTTGAAGCAAATATTATATGCGAATTCATCAATTCAAATCCTTCTGCTTTCATTATTGAAGAACTTGAGCATAATATCCGGCTTCAGGAAATCCTTACAGCTGAAAAAGAAATCGACAGCACTCAGTTTTTCAATCTGGATAATCAGCTGCACCTTATCTGGTACCGTGAACGCAACTGCGAACATATCTGGAATATGATTCAGGAACAGAAAATTGAATATACCCGATTCAGAATGCTGGACTATAAAAACACTATGAGTTATACATCAATGGTTTCGGGACATAAAAATCTTGTTGAGGCCATTAAACAGCATGATACAGATTCTATACCAAAGCTTATCGGACGGCATCTGCACGACGGAATCAGGCGAACCAATGAAGATGTTCTTAAAGAATGTGCACATTTTTTCATTCCGCCGCTGCAAAAAGAATTCTGGAACTCTTACACTCAACAATATTACAACTGA
- a CDS encoding gluconate 5-dehydrogenase: protein MEMKDFSLTGKVAFITGATYGIGFAIATAYIKAGAKVAFCDISQDKVDLGYKAYEEAGCKDSVKGYVCNVTDENAVKETVKKINADLGTIDILVNNAGIIKRIPMHEMKREEFQAVIDIDLVAPYIVASAVIPQMIEKGHGKIINICSMMSELGRETVSAYAAAKGGLKMLTRNICAEYGQYNIQCNGIGPGYIATPQTAPLREKQPDGSRHPFDQFICGRTPAGRWLQTEELQGPAVFLASDASNAVNGHILYVDGGILAYIGKQP, encoded by the coding sequence ATGGAAATGAAGGATTTTTCATTGACTGGAAAGGTTGCATTCATTACAGGTGCAACATACGGAATCGGATTTGCAATTGCTACAGCTTATATCAAAGCAGGTGCAAAAGTTGCATTCTGTGATATCAGCCAGGATAAGGTTGATCTTGGATACAAGGCTTACGAAGAAGCAGGCTGCAAAGATTCTGTAAAAGGCTATGTCTGCAACGTAACAGATGAAAATGCAGTAAAAGAAACTGTAAAAAAGATAAATGCTGATCTTGGAACAATCGACATTCTTGTAAACAATGCAGGAATCATCAAACGCATTCCTATGCATGAAATGAAAAGGGAAGAATTCCAGGCTGTAATTGACATTGACCTGGTTGCTCCTTATATCGTTGCATCTGCTGTAATTCCTCAGATGATTGAAAAAGGACACGGAAAAATCATCAACATCTGTTCAATGATGTCTGAGCTTGGACGTGAAACAGTTTCTGCATACGCAGCAGCAAAAGGCGGTCTTAAGATGCTTACACGCAACATCTGTGCTGAATACGGACAGTACAACATTCAGTGTAACGGCATCGGACCTGGATACATTGCAACACCACAGACAGCACCTTTACGCGAAAAGCAGCCTGACGGTTCACGACATCCGTTTGATCAGTTTATCTGTGGCCGTACTCCTGCAGGACGCTGGCTTCAGACTGAAGAACTTCAGGGACCGGCAGTATTCCTTGCTTCAGACGCATCAAATGCCGTAAACGGACATATTCTTTACGTTGACGGCGGTATCCTTGCTTACATCGGAAAACAGCCGTAA
- a CDS encoding DUF7402 domain-containing protein translates to MTNYTIKVLDAQNNVRFEKTDAVELAAVFDGEYQKGDKIQLSSSSDKVYTIVKLDDCMDFSFTLLSGVFTIEIPFDEKKMSYNPKAFTGTRHYLYAREALPAEISCRKNLALNVWDCHENTALFPHTSANVETRGESVFASRNAIDGLLANTFHGEWPYSSWGINKNPQAELTLDFGRKVRADEVVIYLRADFPHDAWWTQGTITFSDGSELVMNFEKRGDAQSFKFPEKEITYLKLHSLIKADDPSPFPALTQIEVYGTEA, encoded by the coding sequence ATGACAAATTATACTATAAAAGTACTGGATGCTCAGAATAATGTTCGTTTTGAAAAAACAGATGCTGTTGAACTGGCTGCAGTTTTTGACGGGGAATATCAGAAGGGGGATAAAATTCAGCTTAGTTCTAGCAGTGATAAAGTTTATACCATAGTAAAGCTTGATGACTGCATGGATTTTTCTTTTACGCTTTTAAGCGGGGTTTTTACTATAGAGATTCCTTTTGACGAAAAAAAGATGTCATATAATCCGAAAGCTTTTACAGGAACTCGTCATTACCTTTATGCAAGGGAAGCTTTGCCTGCAGAAATTTCCTGCAGAAAGAATCTTGCACTGAATGTATGGGACTGTCATGAAAATACAGCGCTTTTTCCTCATACTTCAGCAAATGTTGAGACTCGCGGTGAATCAGTTTTTGCCTCGAGAAATGCAATAGACGGCCTTCTTGCAAATACTTTCCATGGTGAATGGCCTTATTCCAGCTGGGGAATTAATAAAAATCCGCAGGCTGAACTTACGCTTGATTTTGGCCGCAAGGTTAGGGCTGATGAAGTTGTGATATATTTGCGTGCGGATTTTCCTCATGATGCATGGTGGACTCAGGGAACTATTACTTTTAGTGATGGTAGTGAACTTGTAATGAATTTTGAGAAACGTGGAGATGCTCAGAGTTTTAAGTTTCCTGAAAAAGAGATTACATACCTTAAACTTCATTCACTTATAAAAGCTGATGATCCTTCTCCGTTCCCGGCACTTACTCAGATTGAAGTATATGGTACAGAAGCGTGA